The Ruminococcaceae bacterium R-25 DNA segment AATTCGACTAAAGATATGTCAGCCTTTTCGAAATAAGCGACAGTCTTGTAATGCGTGATTGAAGGCTTGCCGTCAGGAACGCAGTCCCTGATCATGACGGAGTTTTGGCGCCTTGCGATAGGGAAGGCCATAGTGCCTTCAGATGGTTCGAACCGGCCGTAGCAAAGGGCCTTGTAGCTTTTCTTGATATCGGCATTTGCGAGCATATTATGGGCATAGCCGTCCTTTGCAACGATAAGAAGACCTGAAGTCTCTCTGTCCAGACGCATTACGGGGTGGAGGGTCTTATCAGACAGACAAGTGAGGAGCGAATCTTCCAGATGACCGTGGGAAGGGTGGGTAACCATTCCGGCGGGCTTATTTACGACGGCATAGTGCTCATTTTCGTATACGATGCCGACATTTGGCGGAGGAGTCAGTGAAGCTGAGTTATCCTCGTACTCGAAAAAGAGTCTGTCGCCGGTCTTTACAGGGTCTTTGACTCTGGCATGAACGCCGTTAAGTTCCACTGTTCCGTAGAGCTTTACGCGCTTGACCCATGTGGAGCTCATCTTGAACTCGCGCCTCATGATCTGCTGTATTTCGCAGCCGTTATATTCACTTTGAACAAAATAATCTATTTTCATTGTTACATTCTAACAAATTATTGACAGATAGGGCATTTATTTCTACAATATTCAATGGCTTGTCAGAGCCATTTTATACGTTCTTTGACAACTAAATATTTTTGGAGGTGAGTACCAACGTGCCACAAGTATCGTTATTATTTGTAATAATTGCGGGCGTTGTTGGACTTATTCTGGGTATATTAATTGCGGCAGTCTATTTTAAATCCGGTATTTCCGGCGAGCAAAAGAGACTTGCGGAGGATATTGCTAAATCTAAGGAGGAAAGCAATGTGCTTCTCGCAAATGCACAGAAAGAAGCTGAAAACAACAAGCGTGATTTGCTTTTGCAGGCAAAAGAAGAAGTCTCACTGGTTCGTTCTGAATTGGAGCGTGAAGCCAGAGAGAAGAAACAGGAGCTTGCAAAAGAGCGCAATAGGCTCGAGCAGAAAGAAGAAAATATCAATCGTATTGAAGCTAATTGCGAGCGCAAGCAGGAGGAGATCGAGAGACGTCAGCAGAATATTGCTGAACTCGAGGCAAGGGCGAAGGATTACGAGCAGCGTAAGAAGACTGAACTTGAGAAGGTTTCAGGACTTACGGTTGCAGATGCCAGAAGCTTAGTGCTTGACGAAGCAAAGCGTGAATATACACACGATATGGCCTTAATGCTCAAGCAGATGGAAGAGAAAACTAAACAAGATGCTGATAAGGTCGCCAAAGACATTATCGTTAACGCAATCCAGCGTTATGCATCTGACTATGTTTCCGAAGTCACAGTATCTGTTGTAAATCTCCCCAACGATGAGATGAAGGGTAGAATCATCGGTCGTGAAGGCAGAAACATCAGGGCAATCGAGACAATAACGGGCGTCGATCTTATTATCGACGACACTCCCGAAGCAATCGTACTTTCATCATTCGATCCTATCAGAAGAGAGATAGCTAGAATGACGATTGAAAGACTTGTTGCAGATGGAAGAATCCATCCGGCCAGAATCGAAGAGATGGCCGGCAAGGCAAAGAAGGAACTCAATCAGACTATCAAGACAGAGGGCGAGAAGGCAGCCTTTGATACAGGTGTTATGAACCTGCATCCTGAGCTTATTAAGCTTTTAGGCCGTCTCCGTTACCGCACATCGTACGGACAGAACGTGCTGCAGCATTCGATCGAAGTATCCTGGATCGCTGCAATGATGGCGGACGAACTCGGACTTGACAGTAATCTTGCAAGGCGCGGCGGCCTTTTGCATGATATCGGTAAGGCAGTAGATTTCGAGCAGGAAGGAACCCATATCCAGCTCGGTGTCGATATAGCGAAGAAGTATCATGAGAGCCCCGCAGTCATTAACTGCATCGAGGCGCACCATGGCGATGTTGAGCCTCTGAGCGCAGAAGCTGTATTAGTAGCAGCAGCCGATGCAATCTCAGCAGCAAGGCCGGGCGCAAGAAGAGAGAATCTCGAGACATACATCAAGAGGATCGAGAAGCTTGAAGAGATAGCAACAAGCTTCGATGGTGTAGAAAAGAGCTTTGCTATTCAGGCAGGCAGAGAGATTCGTGTTATCGTTTCACCTGATAAGGTTTCAGATGACGAGATGACGCTCAAGGCCCGTGATATCTGCAAGAAGATTGAGGATGAACTCGATTATCCCGGTCAGATCAAAGTTAATGTGATCAGAGAAACTAGGGCAACTGACGTTGCTAAATAATACTTAATCAATTTTTATATATATTATTTAACACGTTAGTATCATCTATCAAAACAAATCAAGGACCTTAAGTCATTAATGACTTGAGGTCCTTTTTGTTTGCTTATGTATTGGAAAATCTGATATATTTGATTTGTAGGGTTTTGGACTTTGAATATGGGGTAGATGTTCAATGGCAAAGTTAACCAGTTATACGTGTGCTAAATGCGGCGGTGTCCTGAATATTGACAGCGATCAGGAGCTCTTTGACTGTCCTTTCTGCGGGACAAACTTTGATATGGTGGATTTCCACAGAAAAGATATGTTGAGTGAAGCGGAATTGTCTTTAAAGCGGATGGAGTTTCTTTCGGCAAATGAAAGATATACCGAAATGTTCAACAAGAATCCAAATGATTTTGAAGCTTTGCGAGGACTTGCTCTGTGTGCCGGAAAGATTCCTTCAAAAGATGATCTGACAAATCCAAAGAGGCTGATCAAGCATGATATGGAAAAAACGGAAAGTTTTATTAAGAAGAATTCAGAGTATTGTTCCGGATATCCTTATTTCAAAAAGTTATTAGAGATAATCAGTTTGTGCAGGAAATATAAGAATCTTCTTAAGATAAAGGCTGGTGTTAAGTCGGTGACACAGCTCCGTATCAGACGTCTTGGTAATGGTGACGGCCTTTATGAGAAGAACGAATTTGCAAAGATCGCTAATTATGAAAGAGTCACTGTGGATAATACAAATAAGAAGCTGATAGATATTGAAGCTGAACTGTCGGAATCATGCCTGGAATTAGAGAATTTGGAACCGTCAGCTTCCAATTCAGTGCAGTATTCCGTAAACAGCGTTAATAATGAGTCGGCTTCAGTAACTGTATCTAATATTATTTGTATTAAATGCGGCGGTCAGCTTGTGATGGATGATAAGAGAAAACTTTGCGAATGCAGGTCATGCGGTGTGGCATACGGTACATCTCTTTTCTTTGGCGTACCTAATAGAAAAGCTAAGGAAGCCCTGTTAAAAAAAGAATTCAACGAAGCGGATCAGAGATATTCGTATATGCTCATGTTGGATCCCCATGATTTCGAAGCACTTCGCGGCCGCGTCAACTGCGCTGCTAAATGGACATGCGTTAATTACAATGCTGAAGTAACAAGTTTCTGGATCAACAATGTGCGTTCACGTGTGGAATACGCATATGAAAAAGCTTTAGATTCCGATAAACCTTATTTCGTGAAATATCGGGAGCTCGTGGAAGCTTACGGCAAGGTCCTTGAGCAAGATAATAGAATAAAGCCCCTCATAAGAAAATCTAAAGAGCTTAATGTAAAGAAATCCAATATAGTTGCTGATATTGAACCGGACGAAAACGTGTGCTTATATGCCCATAAAACTATTGATAAAACGATTCATGATGTGGATAACCAGATAACACCTCTGAAAATGAAGAAAAATGAGTGCTTAGAGTCCGTAAAAGCAATTTGTCATGAAATAAGCGAAATGGACAAAGAGCGGCTCCTAAAAATGCCGGGTTAAGATGACTGCAATGGAAGAGATAACCGCATTTGACAGAAAATGGTTCATCCGAAACGATCCCAGATTCGGATAATCGCATAACTTTCGGAATTAGAGCCCTCATGTGTTATAATTCTTTAAATAATAAAAAGAATGGGGGTATTGCTCTTGAGAGTTTGTTTTGTTGGCGATGTAGTTGGCAGCGCAGGGCGCCGTGCTTTCAAAACTGTTATGCCTTCATTTTTAAAGAGCAATAACGTTGATTGCTGTATCGTTAATGCAGAGAACAGTGTTCACGGACTTGGAGCATCGATCAACATGCTAAGGGATCTCGAAGCTTCCGGCGCTGATCTTTTTACCATGGGTAATCACACTTTCTCCAACAGGGAGTTCATAAGCCAGATATCCAAAGTTAAAAATGTCGCAAGACCTGCAAACTTCAGTCCTTCGTGGCCGGGTAACGATTACTGTATCTTTGAAAAGAACGGCGAGAAGATCGGCGTATTTAATCTTTTGGGACAGGTTTATGCCAATGTTCTTCCTGATAATCCGTTTTCTTATGCTGACAGGATAGTCGACATTCTAAAGCGCGTTGAGGGATGTAATACCATTGTTTTGGATTTCCATTGTGATGCCACCTCCGAAAAGTGTGCGATGGGATATTACTTAGACGGCAAGGTCTCAGTTGTCGCAGGTACCCATACACATGTCCAGACTGCAGACGACACGATCCTTCCTTATGGAACGGGTTATATAACCGACTGCGGAATGTGCGGCGCCAAGGAATCTGTCCTCGGAATGGATATCGAGACTTCGATCAACAGGCTTGCATATAAGTTGCCCGCAAAATATGAGCCCGCAGACGGCCCGGGTTTTGTATGCGGCATTCTTTTCGATACTGATAGAAATGGTAGGTGTACCGGGATTAAGCGGTTCTGTGAATATGAGTGATAATGTGGTTAAGACAAGGGAGATCCGTCCGGTTTCCTGTGTGATATTTTCTGTTATTGCAGTTATTCTTGTAGTTGTTGACCAGCTCCTTAAACGAGCTGTAGTGGCAAATGTGGAAGTTTACGATCAGGTCGATGTGATAAAGGGATTCTTTTCCATCTACCACTGCCGTAATACGGGAAGTGCTTTCTCGCTTTTTGCAGATAAGCCGTGGGGTATTTATCTGCTAACAGGTATTTCCGTAGTCCTGGGCTTAGGCATCTTTTATCTTATGCTCCATGCGGCACTGCACGACATGAGGCTCTTATCTGTTGCTTTCTGCCTTTTGTCTTCAGGCGCTATCGGAAACCTCATAGACAGGTTTTCATTAAAGTATGTTGTTGACTATCTGAGATTTGATTTCGGATCTTATACTTTCCCGATCTTTAATTTCGCCGATATCTGTGCAGTCTTAGGCACCGGTCTTCTGATCTGCATAATCCTTTTCGGCTCGAAGTATTTTGAAGAATTCTGGAATATTCTTATCAAGAAGGGGAAGAATGAAAATGCCGGTTGAATCAAAGATTTGCGGAAATGATGGCGTAAGATTAGACAGCTTTGTCACAGAAGCCTTTGATTCAACGTATTCGAGATCTTTTTACAAGCGTCTTATCGATGACGGAAAGATCAAAGTAAACGGCAAAGTAATTATCAAGGCAGGCACTAAACTTGCAAACGGCGATGTTGTCGAAGCAGATATTCCTGCTCCGGCTCCTGATGATTCATTTATCGCCCAGGATATCCCTCTTGATATCGTTTATGAGGATTCGGACCTTCTCGTTATCAACAAACCGCAGGGAATGGTCGTTCATCCTGCTGCAGGTCACAGCGAAGGAACGCTCGTAAATGCGCTTCTTGCTCACTGCAAAGACGACTTATCCGATATCAACGGCGTTTTAAGACCCGGAATCGTTCACCGTATCGACAAGGATACGTCAGGTCTCATGCTCGCCTGCAAGAATAATTTCACGCATTTAAAGCTCGCCGACATGCTCTCAAGGCACGAGATCGTCAGGGAATACAGGGCTCTTGTATATGGCTATGTAAAAGAAGACAGGGGAATGGTCGATGCGCCCATCGGACGCTCTTCAAATGACAGACGCAAGATGGCAGTAAATAAGGACGGAAAGTCCGCTGTTACGCATTTTGAAGTCGTTGAGAGACTTGGCGAGATAACTGATATGAAGCTCGTTTTAGAGACCGGAAGGACACACCAGATCAGAGTCCATATGGCTTATATTAATCACCCTGTCGTAGGTGATCCTGTATATGCATCAAGGAGAAAGAACTACGGTCTTGCAGGTCAGGCCCTGCACAGCCAGGCTATTACTTTCGTTCACCCGAGGACCGGTGAGACTATGCATTTTGAAACAGACCTTCCCGATTACTACAAGAAGGTCATAGAGAGCTTTAAAGCCTAGATTGTTGACGTAATATCTAATTAGCATAATAATTCTTTATATAGGAGATCTCATTTGGAAGAAAGAATCGAACAGCTTAAGAATTCACTGCATTCGGCAGGCGTTTACGCTTCAAGAATTGCCGATTATTTTAGTGTCTCGATAGAGCACGACGGCAAGGGTTTTGTTATAGAAGGCGATGACACCAACGATGTCTTAACGGCCAAAGATGTCTTTATTGCGCTTGATAAGCTGTCTTCTGATTCGGAGATCGATGAAACCGATATCTCATATCTTTTGAATATCGCCAGAGAAGGAAGACTTGAAGAGTTCTTAAAGACCTCAGATGAAGTCTTTTACATGACACCTTCAGGCAGAGCAATCAAGCCGAGGACTTTAGGTCAGAGGCTTTATGTTGATTCGCTGAAGAAGTCTGAACTCGTGATCTGCTGCGGTCCTGCAGGAACAGGTAAGACTTTCCTTGGCGTGGCAATGGCCGTTAAAGCCTTAAAGAGCAGGGAAGTATCAAGGATCATCCTTACAAGACCTGCTATTGAAGCCGGTGAGCGCTTAGGCTTTTTGCCCGGCGATATCGAAGAAAAGGTAAACCCCTACATGCGTCCTATCTACGATGCTCTCTCGGCGCTTCTGGGCCAAGAGATGTTTGAGCGTTATTACGATAAGGGCGTAATAGAAGTTTCTCCTCTGGCTTTCATGAGAGGAAGAAACTTGGATGACTGTTTTGTCCTTCTTGATGAAGCGCAGAACACGACTCCCGAACAGATGAAGATGTTCCTTACAAGACTCGGCGTTAACTGCAGAGCTTGTGTTTGCGGCGATTTTACGCAGATAGACCTCCCCAAGGGAATCTTGAGCGGTCTTAAAGATGCAATAACGGTTTTAGACGGAGTGGAAGGCATAAAGATCGTAAGCCTTAATGATTCGGACATCGTAAGAAACAGTCTTGTTGCCAGAATCGTAAGAGCTTATGAGAATGCCAGGCAAGGTGATTTATGAGCAGTAACAAAAACGCAAAACCTAAGTTCCATCAGATCATTTCCTTAGTTCTCGCAGCGCTGACTATTATTTTCCTTGTATTCTACGGCTCGCTCCCTGTGAGCTACGATTATGAGGTCGGTTCTATTGCCGGCCAGGATATCTATGCGACCAGAACTTTTGCGGATTCTTATGAGACCCAGAGAAGGGCAGTAGTCGCAAGAAATACAGTTGCCGATATTTTCGTAAGGTCCGATAAACAGTCTGAAGAATATGTCGACAGGATCGAAGCCTTTTTCGATCAGGCAAACCAGATAAGAAAGAGTTCACAGTCTGCCGACCTCCAGGCGCCATTATCTCCTTCGTCTTCAGCATATCAGCTGTCCGTAAATATCGAGCAGACGACAGGCAAGAAAATAGAAGCCGATAGCCTTGTTGTATTTTTCGAGATGAGTAATTCGACTTTTACTTATATCAGCGAAAAGACGACCGGAATCGCTGAACTTGTAATGCTTGGCGACGTCAATGACGCAGTTCTGCCTACGAAGATCACAGAGCAGCTCAATGCTTTCTGCGAATCAAACCCTTCTTATTCGAAGTTCGCTGATTCAATGAATGCAGTGCTTTCAACGCTCCTTGAACCTAACACCGTTTACGATGCCAAGGCTACGGAAGATTCTGCAAACAATGCTTATATCGCTGTTATCAATGAGCCCGTCATGGTCGAAAAGGGAACAAAGCTCGTTGAAGCCGGCGCGATAATCGATGAACACGCATATAGCAATCTCGTTGAGTTAGAGCTCATCAGAGACCAGTCTTTCAACCTCGTAATCTTTGCCAGAGTTGCGATCTATGTATTGATAATGTCGGGAGTTCTTCTCGTATACCTTAATATCGAGCGCAAGAAGATCAAGGTCGAAATGCCTGTATTCTATCTCATGATAGTCACATTCCTTATCACGATCGGAACATCAGTCTATCTTTCGACTATCTCAACTCTGCTTTGCATCGTGATTTTCTTTGCTGCAGTATGTTCTACTTATCTTGGAACGCAGAACGGCATCATCTTCTCGGTCTTAAACCTTCTTTTCATATGGCCGATGTATTCGTTTGACCCTGAAATGTTCTTCATTAATCTCGTCGGCATCATAATGTGTTCGATCTTTGCGGGAAGAACAGACAAGATAATAAACAATGCGGCTCTTATTTTCTTCCCGACGATCACGACGCTCATTACCAGTGTCGCTTATAACTTCCTTATCGGTAACACGAGAGGTGAGTACTTAAATTCCGTGATCTTTACCTTCGTAAGCACGATCGCATCACTGGTTGCTGCAATCGGTTTATCTCCTATCTTCGAGCTCGTAAGTAACGCTGCTTCTCCTGTAAAGCTCATCGCTTTGAGCCAGCCCGGCCAGCATCTGTTAAAGAGGCTGTTCCTTGAAGCATCCGGTACGCACCAGCATTCGATGATGGTCGCAAATCTTGCTGACTCCGCAGCGGAAGCTATCGGCGCAGACTCACTCCTTTGTAAGGTTGCAGCATATTATCACGATATCGGCAAGCTCGAAAATCCGGAGTATTTTACAGAGAACCAGCACGGCGGCGTCAATCCTCACGACCATCTGACCGTTATGGAGAGCGTTGCTATCATCACAAAGCACCCTGAAGACGGTGTTAAGCTCGCGAAAAAGGAGAGACTGCCTAACGCGATCATCAAGATCATAGACGAGCACCACGGAACCACTTATCCTTCGTATTTCTACAGAAAGGCTGTAGAAGATGCCAAGGCAAGAGGCTTGGAACCCCCGGATGTAGCTAATTTCAAGTACAGGGGCCACATTCCTTCATCAAGGGAATCTGCTATCGTTATGCTCGCAGATACCTGTGAAGCTGCCGTTAGATCAATGAAGACATCTGATGTTGCAGGCGCAGAGCAGCTCATAAGAGTCCTTATCAAGGATAAGATCGATCAGGACCAGTTAATTAATTCCGGCTTGTCTTTCGACGATGTCGAGAAGATCGTAATCGCATTTAAGCAGGTTTATGCCGGCGTTTTCCACGAAAGGATCAAGTACCCTGAATGAGAATAGATATTGTAAATAATGCTGAAGGTTTTTCAGAAGATAAGCTTAACGGGCTTGACGGTTTTATCGTAAGCTTAAGTGAAGCTGTATTGAGCGGCAATTATACATCGCCCCAGGTAACAAGGTCTTTAAAGGATGCTTATGCAACCTTGACTTTCGTAACTCCTGAAGAGATTAAAGAGATCAATAAAGAGCAAAGAGACATCGATAAAGAGACAGACTGCTTATCGTTTCCGATGCTCGAATTAAGAGAAGGCGAATTTACGGTTATTCCTGACAGCGGTGATTTTGAGACCGACGAAGACGGCAACCAGGTCCTTTGCTACGGCGATATCCTTATCAATCCTAAGGCTTGTGAAGTTCAGGCCGAGAGCTACGGACATTCATTTGAGCGTGAAGCAATGTTCCTTATCGCTCATTCGCTCCTTCATCTTTTAGGCTACGATCACATTGAATCAGCTGATGAGAAGATCATGATCGATAAGCAAAAGAGGCTCATGAGAGACATCGGGCTTGCTTTCGATGACGAGATCGAAGATATCTGTGAGATGGATAACCACAGAGATCTTGTTAAGACTGATGGACTGATCCCTGCAGGAACACCATGTAAGCACTGCGGTACGGTAGCTTTGCTGGGACGTCCTAATGTAGGAAAATCAACGCTCCTAAACTACATCACGGGCATGAAGATCGCCATCGTATCCCATAAGCCCCAGACAACAAGGACTAACATTAAGACTATCTATAATACTGAAGATACGCAGATAATCTTTACCGATACTCCGGGTATCCATAAGCCGACATCAAAGATGGGCGAGTTCATGGTAGACAGATCATACAAGGCTGCATTGGGCGCTGACTGTGTAGTTCTCATTGCTGACGGCAGATTCCCTGATCCGGGTGCTGTCGAAAAGAAGCTCTTGGATCTTTTAAAAGAAGAGAACAAGAAGGTCATCC contains these protein-coding regions:
- a CDS encoding ribonuclease Y — encoded protein: MPQVSLLFVIIAGVVGLILGILIAAVYFKSGISGEQKRLAEDIAKSKEESNVLLANAQKEAENNKRDLLLQAKEEVSLVRSELEREAREKKQELAKERNRLEQKEENINRIEANCERKQEEIERRQQNIAELEARAKDYEQRKKTELEKVSGLTVADARSLVLDEAKREYTHDMALMLKQMEEKTKQDADKVAKDIIVNAIQRYASDYVSEVTVSVVNLPNDEMKGRIIGREGRNIRAIETITGVDLIIDDTPEAIVLSSFDPIRREIARMTIERLVADGRIHPARIEEMAGKAKKELNQTIKTEGEKAAFDTGVMNLHPELIKLLGRLRYRTSYGQNVLQHSIEVSWIAAMMADELGLDSNLARRGGLLHDIGKAVDFEQEGTHIQLGVDIAKKYHESPAVINCIEAHHGDVEPLSAEAVLVAAADAISAARPGARRENLETYIKRIEKLEEIATSFDGVEKSFAIQAGREIRVIVSPDKVSDDEMTLKARDICKKIEDELDYPGQIKVNVIRETRATDVAK
- a CDS encoding RluA family pseudouridine synthase yields the protein MKIDYFVQSEYNGCEIQQIMRREFKMSSTWVKRVKLYGTVELNGVHARVKDPVKTGDRLFFEYEDNSASLTPPPNVGIVYENEHYAVVNKPAGMVTHPSHGHLEDSLLTCLSDKTLHPVMRLDRETSGLLIVAKDGYAHNMLANADIKKSYKALCYGRFEPSEGTMAFPIARRQNSVMIRDCVPDGKPSITHYKTVAYFEKADISLVEFELETGRCHQIRTHCCHVGHPLLSDGLYGPLSDDNPKEELKEQALIYDGKVGRVALHAFRIEYNDPFDSGNAKVFEAELPSDMQKLIDEIS
- a CDS encoding signal peptidase II, yielding MSDNVVKTREIRPVSCVIFSVIAVILVVVDQLLKRAVVANVEVYDQVDVIKGFFSIYHCRNTGSAFSLFADKPWGIYLLTGISVVLGLGIFYLMLHAALHDMRLLSVAFCLLSSGAIGNLIDRFSLKYVVDYLRFDFGSYTFPIFNFADICAVLGTGLLICIILFGSKYFEEFWNILIKKGKNENAG
- a CDS encoding phosphate starvation-inducible protein PhoH, translating into MEERIEQLKNSLHSAGVYASRIADYFSVSIEHDGKGFVIEGDDTNDVLTAKDVFIALDKLSSDSEIDETDISYLLNIAREGRLEEFLKTSDEVFYMTPSGRAIKPRTLGQRLYVDSLKKSELVICCGPAGTGKTFLGVAMAVKALKSREVSRIILTRPAIEAGERLGFLPGDIEEKVNPYMRPIYDALSALLGQEMFERYYDKGVIEVSPLAFMRGRNLDDCFVLLDEAQNTTPEQMKMFLTRLGVNCRACVCGDFTQIDLPKGILSGLKDAITVLDGVEGIKIVSLNDSDIVRNSLVARIVRAYENARQGDL
- a CDS encoding rRNA maturation RNase YbeY/GTP-binding protein Era,TIGR00436, which codes for MRIDIVNNAEGFSEDKLNGLDGFIVSLSEAVLSGNYTSPQVTRSLKDAYATLTFVTPEEIKEINKEQRDIDKETDCLSFPMLELREGEFTVIPDSGDFETDEDGNQVLCYGDILINPKACEVQAESYGHSFEREAMFLIAHSLLHLLGYDHIESADEKIMIDKQKRLMRDIGLAFDDEIEDICEMDNHRDLVKTDGLIPAGTPCKHCGTVALLGRPNVGKSTLLNYITGMKIAIVSHKPQTTRTNIKTIYNTEDTQIIFTDTPGIHKPTSKMGEFMVDRSYKAALGADCVVLIADGRFPDPGAVEKKLLDLLKEENKKVILAINKYDEAGQEKLLPLTQKYSELYTFEDIVPISAKTGRNVDLLLTIITKMLPEGPRLYDSEYMTDQTERVIAAELIREQVLHYTDQEIPHGTAVIINEFKEKNDDDEITSADDRTMVVIKADIICNRDSHKAIIIGRDGQMIKRIGTAARRSIEKMLDCKVYLDLYVKVRNDWQNNDAMLGSTGLSKDIDE
- a CDS encoding RluA family pseudouridine synthase, which codes for MKMPVESKICGNDGVRLDSFVTEAFDSTYSRSFYKRLIDDGKIKVNGKVIIKAGTKLANGDVVEADIPAPAPDDSFIAQDIPLDIVYEDSDLLVINKPQGMVVHPAAGHSEGTLVNALLAHCKDDLSDINGVLRPGIVHRIDKDTSGLMLACKNNFTHLKLADMLSRHEIVREYRALVYGYVKEDRGMVDAPIGRSSNDRRKMAVNKDGKSAVTHFEVVERLGEITDMKLVLETGRTHQIRVHMAYINHPVVGDPVYASRRKNYGLAGQALHSQAITFVHPRTGETMHFETDLPDYYKKVIESFKA